From one Nitrospira sp. genomic stretch:
- a CDS encoding response regulator — protein sequence MTPSTVHIIEDEPLHAALLDRALRLAGFDSSLSSDGASGWQEIQRRLPTLILLDLMLPGLSGQEICRMVRHNSITRHIPIIMLTAIGGETERIAGLDMGADDYVVKPFSPKEVVSRVRAVLRRYDAAAEGVAPMMNAAVSMQGPYFAVLLGKREVILSRTETMLLQTLLGRENALLDAAELIPLPAGENPALLLKDLDRDIRGLRRKLENVGAGSLDMLPGFRYRFRLHA from the coding sequence ATGACGCCTTCGACCGTCCACATCATTGAAGACGAACCTCTGCATGCCGCCCTTCTCGATCGCGCGCTGCGCCTTGCGGGATTCGACAGCTCGCTGTCCAGCGACGGCGCCAGCGGGTGGCAGGAAATTCAACGCCGGCTCCCGACACTGATTCTGCTTGACCTCATGTTGCCCGGACTCAGTGGGCAGGAGATTTGCCGGATGGTGCGTCACAATTCCATAACCAGGCACATCCCGATCATCATGCTGACAGCGATTGGAGGGGAAACCGAACGGATCGCCGGCCTCGATATGGGAGCGGACGATTATGTCGTGAAGCCGTTCAGTCCCAAAGAGGTCGTGTCGCGCGTGCGGGCCGTGCTTCGCCGATATGACGCCGCAGCGGAAGGCGTCGCCCCCATGATGAATGCGGCAGTCAGCATGCAGGGGCCCTATTTTGCGGTGCTGTTGGGGAAACGAGAAGTGATCCTGTCACGAACGGAAACGATGCTGCTCCAGACGTTGCTCGGTCGCGAAAACGCGCTGCTGGATGCAGCGGAATTGATCCCGCTTCCGGCAGGGGAGAACCCGGCACTATTATTGAAAGATTTGGATCGCGATATCCGTGGTCTTCGTCGAAAACTGGAGAACGTTGGTGCTGGGTCTCTCGACATGTTGCCTGGATTTCGCTATCGATTCAGGTTACACGCTTGA
- the phoU gene encoding phosphate signaling complex protein PhoU, which produces MQRHFDQDLAHLKQQLLRMGGLVESQIQQALQALVDRDSDLAVDVIKQDHDVNALDVEIDELCVQLLALQQPTARDLRFVTTGMKISSELERMGDLADNIAQRALELNGEPQLKPYIDIPRMANWTMRMVKECLDAFVNSDPVLARKVCADDDFVDEVNEQLFRELLSFMLEDTRTITRAIRLTFVAKSLERIADHATNIAELVVYMVEGKNIRHVAPTASF; this is translated from the coding sequence ATGCAACGACACTTTGATCAAGATCTCGCGCATCTCAAGCAGCAGTTGCTCCGCATGGGTGGCCTGGTCGAGTCGCAAATTCAGCAGGCCCTGCAGGCCTTGGTGGATCGCGATTCTGATTTGGCCGTGGACGTCATCAAGCAGGATCACGACGTCAACGCGTTGGATGTCGAGATTGACGAACTCTGCGTGCAGTTGTTGGCGCTTCAACAACCGACGGCTCGCGACTTGCGATTTGTCACGACCGGGATGAAGATTTCGTCCGAGCTGGAACGGATGGGCGACCTGGCCGACAACATTGCGCAGCGCGCATTGGAATTGAACGGCGAGCCGCAGCTCAAGCCCTACATCGACATTCCGCGCATGGCGAATTGGACCATGCGCATGGTCAAGGAGTGCCTGGACGCCTTCGTGAATTCCGATCCGGTGTTGGCACGGAAGGTGTGCGCGGACGACGATTTCGTCGATGAGGTGAACGAACAGTTGTTTCGAGAACTGCTCTCCTTTATGCTGGAGGACACGCGCACCATCACCCGCGCGATCCGGCTGACGTTCGTGGCCAAGTCGCTCGAACGCATCGCCGATCACGCCACCAATATTGCGGAACTTGTCGTCTATATGGTTGAAGGCAAGAACATCCGGCACGTCGCTCCCACCGCGAGTTTCTAG
- a CDS encoding phosphate ABC transporter substrate-binding protein, with translation MCLSVTLTVLGPFMTTCLVSAAPGEAPANETITIDAEIKPYTKVSGVSGTINSIGSDTLNNLITLWAEGFRKQYPNVKIQVEGKGSSTAPPALIENTAQLGPMSRTMKSSEVDAFEAKFGYPPTAYPVAVDALALFVNKDNPVAGLTMAEVDALFSKSRRQGHSTDVTRWGQLGHAGDWANSPISLYGRNSASGTYGFFKEHALKNGDFKDQVKEQPGSASVVQGISEDRYGIGYSGIGYSTSGVKMVPLAAKAGQPHIEPTHANTKNGTYPLWRYLYIYVNQAPGKPLSPIVKEFLAYVYSKEGQSDVLRDGYFPVPGALADKQLAKIR, from the coding sequence ATGTGCTTGAGTGTCACACTCACCGTGTTGGGCCCGTTTATGACGACCTGTCTGGTCAGCGCTGCGCCCGGTGAGGCTCCTGCGAACGAAACCATCACGATCGATGCTGAGATCAAGCCCTATACCAAGGTCAGCGGCGTGTCCGGGACGATCAATAGCATCGGGTCGGATACACTCAATAACCTCATCACGCTGTGGGCAGAGGGATTTCGCAAGCAATATCCCAATGTGAAAATTCAAGTGGAAGGGAAGGGATCGAGCACGGCCCCGCCTGCGTTAATTGAAAATACCGCTCAGTTGGGACCCATGTCACGGACGATGAAGTCCAGTGAGGTCGATGCGTTTGAGGCCAAGTTCGGGTATCCCCCCACGGCCTACCCGGTTGCGGTGGATGCGTTGGCGCTGTTTGTGAATAAAGACAATCCGGTGGCAGGCCTCACCATGGCCGAAGTGGACGCCCTGTTTTCCAAGTCACGCCGCCAAGGGCACAGCACGGATGTGACGCGCTGGGGGCAACTCGGTCATGCCGGGGATTGGGCCAATTCACCCATCAGCCTCTATGGTCGAAATTCAGCTTCGGGGACCTACGGCTTCTTCAAGGAACATGCGCTGAAAAACGGCGACTTCAAGGATCAGGTGAAGGAGCAGCCGGGGTCCGCCTCCGTGGTGCAAGGCATCAGCGAGGATCGATACGGCATCGGGTATAGCGGCATCGGCTACAGCACGTCGGGAGTCAAAATGGTTCCGCTGGCGGCAAAGGCGGGGCAGCCCCACATCGAACCGACCCATGCCAATACGAAAAACGGAACCTACCCGCTCTGGCGGTATTTGTACATCTATGTGAATCAGGCTCCCGGCAAACCCCTCTCCCCGATCGTCAAAGAGTTCTTGGCATACGTCTACAGCAAAGAGGGGCAGTCCGACGTGTTGAGGGATGGATACTTTCCCGTCCCCGGAGCATTGGCTGACAAACAGCTTGCGAAAATCCGCTGA
- a CDS encoding phosphate ABC transporter ATP-binding protein has product MVSLRPPLSESRSAPVQRSLGAPLQAKISVRDLDFFYGHRQALFHVGLTVRSHSVTAFIGPSGCGKSTLLRCVNRMNDLVEGARAVGRVELDGVDIYEAAIDVTDLRKRVGMVFQKSNPFPKSIYDNVAYGPRLHGTKDKRSLDELVQHSLQGAGLWDEVKDRLQHSAVGLSGGQQQRLCIARALAVQPEVILMDEPCSALDPIATGKIEELIYRLKDTYTVVIVTHNMQQAARVSDQCGFFLMGELVEFGDTKTIFTTPRDKRTEDYITGRFG; this is encoded by the coding sequence ATGGTGTCGCTGCGCCCCCCTCTATCCGAGTCCCGGTCCGCGCCTGTTCAGCGGTCGCTGGGGGCGCCCCTGCAGGCAAAAATTTCAGTTCGTGATCTCGATTTTTTTTACGGGCACCGGCAGGCGCTGTTCCACGTCGGGTTGACGGTACGGAGTCACTCCGTCACGGCGTTCATCGGCCCTTCCGGCTGTGGGAAGTCCACCCTGCTCCGATGTGTGAATCGCATGAATGATCTGGTCGAAGGCGCACGAGCGGTCGGTCGTGTGGAACTCGACGGCGTCGATATCTATGAGGCCGCCATTGATGTGACCGATCTGCGGAAGCGCGTGGGAATGGTCTTTCAAAAATCGAATCCCTTTCCCAAATCGATTTACGACAATGTGGCGTACGGTCCGCGTTTGCATGGGACGAAAGACAAACGGTCGCTGGATGAGCTGGTGCAGCACAGTTTGCAAGGCGCGGGTCTCTGGGATGAAGTGAAGGATCGTCTGCAGCACAGTGCCGTCGGACTCTCCGGCGGCCAGCAGCAGCGGCTGTGTATCGCCCGCGCCCTGGCCGTGCAACCAGAAGTCATCCTCATGGATGAGCCCTGTTCCGCGCTGGATCCGATCGCCACGGGGAAAATCGAAGAGCTCATCTATCGCTTGAAGGACACCTACACCGTCGTCATTGTGACGCATAATATGCAACAGGCGGCACGGGTCTCGGATCAGTGCGGGTTTTTTCTCATGGGCGAGCTCGTCGAGTTCGGCGACACTAAAACCATTTTCACCACGCCTCGGGACAAGCGAACGGAAGATTATATTACCGGGCGATTCGGATAA
- a CDS encoding histidine phosphatase family protein — protein sequence MRCLFFRHGMAVEREDWTGSERCRPLTEKGRRRTKQSGRGLLALHLHPTQILSSPLTRARQTAAILHALLQHTLHIRITSALEPEAPSDAILSFLATLPADAVVWCIGHEPHLSTTAGLLLTGSSCSGLSLKKAGACLIEMAPSMRPGTGRLDWWLTAAQLRALA from the coding sequence ATGCGTTGCCTATTCTTCCGGCATGGCATGGCCGTGGAACGCGAGGACTGGACAGGATCGGAACGATGCAGGCCGCTCACAGAAAAGGGGCGACGCCGCACCAAGCAATCGGGGCGGGGATTGCTGGCCCTACACCTCCATCCGACACAGATCCTCTCCAGTCCCCTCACACGGGCACGGCAAACGGCCGCCATTCTTCACGCGTTACTTCAGCATACACTGCACATCCGCATCACGTCGGCGCTCGAGCCGGAGGCCCCATCGGATGCAATCCTTTCATTCCTGGCCACCCTGCCGGCTGATGCTGTCGTGTGGTGTATCGGACACGAACCGCACCTCAGCACCACTGCCGGTCTGTTACTCACGGGCTCCTCCTGCAGCGGATTGTCCCTCAAGAAGGCCGGCGCTTGCCTGATCGAGATGGCCCCATCGATGCGACCGGGAACCGGACGACTCGACTGGTGGCTCACCGCGGCGCAGTTACGCGCGCTAGCCTGA
- a CDS encoding ABC transporter permease subunit translates to MQTKLLGLLPASVRMRSLIDRLARTVITVGGLATIVSILGIFFFLFREVTPLFTAPSAKLSQRLSVPALLSDEGPAQVAVDEHREIAQVFTSGAIQVFDLASGRPIQLALPAQLTTRQVTAVASGGGPTNRLAVGTSAGEILLVKIGTTTEFSEQGERRKRPTIQAGAPIPVAKSPIVRLAYRSNDQGSLFAVATKGGRLFLARIAADDPAGTDLKITELPQPPGAVTSLALDALLEHLYVGTSEGHVVHIGLSETQPPEVRASYAVAASNIAVNMLGFLSGDRSLVVMAADGAVSTWGLVRRADAPLGWTLAHMHTFRSHVGPVTAFAPSQRVKGFVTGDAKGHVFLHHATSSQTLLRVAVGEFPIRAVAFAPKGDAVIALDGAGQLSLYQLQNPYPEVTLDTLFGKVWYEGYDQPAYVWQSSSGSDDVEPKLGLLPLAFGTLKGTIYALFLAVPIAILAAICTSQFMHHDLRAKVKPIIEVMAALPTVVLGFLAGLWLAPLLERMLPALAGMVLVLPMLVIVASFFWYLCPLSLKRRFSPGNEALMLMPILALGIGGCLWAHSFFEAWWFDGNIKAWLSNRLGIQYDQRNALVVGIVMGFAIVPVIYSIAEEALSNVPKSHIAGSLALGATRWQTVLYLVLLSASPGIFSAVMIGFGRAIGETMIVLMATGNTPILDWNWANGFRTLSANIAVEIPEAPHGGSLYRVLFLAALLLFMVTFAINSLAELVRQRLRDKYSHG, encoded by the coding sequence ATGCAAACAAAGCTGCTCGGACTCCTTCCAGCGTCTGTCCGGATGCGGTCACTAATCGACCGGCTCGCTCGCACCGTCATTACGGTGGGCGGGCTGGCGACCATTGTCAGTATTCTGGGGATCTTCTTTTTTTTGTTTCGCGAGGTGACGCCACTCTTCACCGCGCCGAGTGCGAAGTTGAGCCAGCGCCTGAGTGTGCCCGCCTTGTTGTCCGACGAAGGCCCCGCGCAGGTGGCGGTGGACGAACACCGGGAAATCGCGCAAGTGTTCACCTCCGGTGCGATTCAGGTGTTCGACCTGGCCTCCGGCCGGCCCATTCAATTGGCGCTGCCGGCGCAGCTGACGACGAGGCAGGTGACGGCAGTGGCCTCGGGTGGCGGCCCCACCAATCGTCTCGCCGTGGGGACGTCCGCCGGCGAAATTCTGCTGGTGAAGATCGGCACGACCACGGAATTTTCCGAACAGGGTGAGCGGCGGAAACGACCGACCATCCAAGCCGGCGCACCCATTCCCGTCGCCAAGAGCCCCATTGTCCGCCTGGCCTATCGATCGAACGACCAGGGCAGTCTTTTCGCGGTCGCCACGAAAGGCGGACGGCTGTTCCTCGCGAGAATCGCTGCTGATGATCCAGCGGGAACCGATCTGAAGATCACGGAGTTGCCTCAACCGCCCGGCGCCGTCACGTCCCTGGCACTGGATGCGTTGCTTGAGCATCTGTACGTCGGTACGTCCGAGGGGCATGTCGTCCACATCGGATTGTCGGAGACGCAACCGCCGGAGGTGAGGGCGTCCTATGCGGTCGCTGCATCGAACATCGCGGTGAACATGTTGGGGTTTCTCAGTGGTGATCGTAGCCTCGTCGTCATGGCGGCCGATGGTGCCGTGTCGACCTGGGGCTTGGTTCGGCGCGCCGATGCGCCATTGGGATGGACGCTGGCGCATATGCATACCTTTCGCTCCCATGTTGGGCCCGTCACCGCGTTCGCTCCATCGCAACGGGTCAAAGGATTTGTCACCGGTGACGCGAAGGGCCATGTGTTTCTGCACCATGCCACCTCTTCTCAAACGCTGCTGCGGGTGGCCGTGGGCGAATTTCCTATTCGTGCCGTCGCGTTTGCGCCGAAAGGCGATGCGGTCATCGCGCTGGATGGAGCCGGACAACTGTCGCTCTATCAGCTTCAGAATCCCTACCCCGAAGTCACGTTGGACACACTGTTCGGCAAGGTCTGGTACGAAGGGTACGATCAGCCCGCGTATGTCTGGCAATCCTCCTCCGGATCGGACGATGTGGAACCGAAACTGGGATTGCTTCCCTTGGCGTTCGGCACTCTCAAGGGCACGATCTACGCGCTCTTCCTCGCCGTACCGATCGCCATTCTCGCGGCGATCTGTACCTCGCAGTTCATGCATCACGACCTTCGCGCGAAAGTTAAACCGATTATTGAGGTCATGGCCGCCTTGCCGACCGTCGTGCTTGGCTTTCTCGCCGGCCTCTGGCTGGCTCCTCTCCTTGAACGTATGCTCCCCGCTCTCGCCGGCATGGTGCTGGTCTTGCCGATGCTGGTCATCGTAGCCTCCTTCTTCTGGTACCTCTGCCCCCTATCCCTCAAACGTCGTTTCTCCCCGGGGAATGAAGCGCTGATGTTGATGCCCATTCTGGCTCTCGGGATCGGCGGTTGCCTCTGGGCCCATTCCTTTTTTGAAGCCTGGTGGTTCGATGGCAACATCAAGGCCTGGCTCTCGAATCGTCTCGGCATCCAATACGATCAGCGCAACGCCTTGGTCGTCGGCATCGTCATGGGGTTTGCCATCGTCCCGGTGATCTACAGTATTGCCGAAGAGGCGCTCTCCAATGTGCCGAAATCCCACATCGCCGGATCTCTTGCGCTGGGCGCCACCCGTTGGCAAACCGTGTTGTATCTGGTCCTGCTATCGGCCAGCCCCGGAATATTTTCCGCGGTGATGATCGGTTTCGGGCGCGCCATCGGAGAAACGATGATCGTCCTGATGGCCACGGGGAATACGCCGATTCTGGATTGGAATTGGGCCAACGGGTTCCGGACCCTGTCGGCGAATATCGCCGTCGAAATTCCAGAAGCGCCGCACGGCGGAAGTCTGTATCGGGTGTTGTTCCTGGCGGCGCTGCTCCTGTTCATGGTCACATTCGCCATCAACTCGCTGGCTGAACTTGTTCGCCAGCGGCTCCGGGATAAATACAGCCATGGGTAA
- a CDS encoding phosphate-starvation-inducible PsiE family protein: protein MTFTSFPVRVPRIADFAGRVVETDLTELWIKGIKAVLSLLILTILIALTGGVIKTFLDIRLLLHAPVEVGLRQIIVDTLILLAVVEVFKTTLTYFSEGRVKVTFIVDTILVVMLTEIISLWFKEADHAKLLSLGAIVLALGAVRVVAVRCSPAQGDGGGKCVGSCREGI from the coding sequence ATGACGTTTACCAGTTTCCCCGTTCGAGTACCACGAATCGCAGACTTCGCCGGCCGCGTCGTCGAAACCGATCTGACCGAGCTCTGGATCAAAGGGATTAAGGCTGTGTTGAGTCTCCTGATTCTGACGATCCTCATCGCCCTGACTGGTGGGGTCATCAAGACGTTTCTGGATATTAGGTTGTTGCTTCATGCACCGGTTGAAGTTGGCCTCCGGCAGATTATTGTGGATACGCTGATTCTTCTGGCGGTCGTCGAGGTCTTTAAGACGACGCTGACCTATTTTTCGGAAGGGCGCGTCAAAGTGACGTTTATTGTCGATACGATTCTGGTCGTCATGCTGACGGAAATCATTTCCCTGTGGTTCAAAGAAGCCGATCACGCAAAGCTCCTGTCGTTAGGCGCCATCGTTCTGGCTTTGGGAGCGGTACGCGTCGTCGCGGTGCGCTGTTCGCCAGCGCAGGGAGACGGCGGCGGAAAATGCGTGGGTTCTTGCCGGGAGGGAATCTAG
- a CDS encoding CHAD domain-containing protein, with product MIRAEPSIHIAQTFHSQDVAQAALTYQSTILQLVVRLMEDEQSPEILHALRTHCRRLQAILQLCGEARDARVLARGVQRLSKLRASHVFKQYLLTIDASQADVALADARIHKQIQKAREAAAYDALAHVVMAHAVPPTLSGAALLDRLESVRQEHHRRLQRLIEKARDSPTRKRLHALRLRLKTIRYQCECIAPQAGSTHDLLRKMIRLQGLLGRYEELSDFRRWGTQLSETVQKQIRNDWKKARKRARAIPGRLAWLLRALGSRDARLSFGQ from the coding sequence ATGATACGCGCCGAGCCCTCCATACATATCGCACAGACATTTCATTCGCAAGATGTGGCTCAGGCAGCCCTCACCTATCAATCCACCATCCTCCAATTGGTTGTTCGATTGATGGAGGACGAACAGTCGCCAGAAATTCTCCATGCTCTCCGGACTCACTGTCGAAGGCTTCAGGCGATACTGCAGCTCTGTGGTGAAGCGCGCGATGCCCGTGTACTCGCGCGCGGAGTCCAGCGCCTGAGCAAGCTCAGGGCATCGCACGTCTTCAAGCAGTATCTGTTGACCATCGATGCGTCACAAGCTGACGTGGCCTTGGCGGATGCCAGGATTCACAAGCAGATCCAAAAAGCCCGGGAGGCAGCGGCGTATGATGCACTCGCGCACGTGGTGATGGCGCACGCGGTACCTCCTACGCTCTCAGGGGCTGCTCTGCTCGATCGGCTTGAGTCTGTGCGCCAGGAGCACCACCGCCGGCTTCAGCGGCTGATCGAGAAGGCCCGGGACTCGCCCACGCGCAAGCGGCTTCATGCTCTGCGTCTCCGATTGAAGACCATTCGTTACCAGTGTGAATGCATTGCTCCGCAGGCAGGTTCGACGCATGACTTGCTGAGGAAAATGATTCGGCTGCAGGGACTATTGGGGCGGTACGAGGAGTTGTCTGATTTTCGACGATGGGGAACGCAGTTGAGTGAGACTGTGCAAAAGCAGATCAGGAACGATTGGAAGAAAGCGAGGAAGCGAGCGAGGGCCATTCCAGGTCGTTTGGCATGGTTGCTGCGCGCGCTTGGCTCACGTGATGCGCGGCTGTCGTTTGGGCAATAG
- a CDS encoding Ppx/GppA family phosphatase — protein sequence MPKLAVLDIGTNSIHMVLAEVQPDYSYKILDRFKDMTRLGDGVFTSRRLSDQAMMRGLEVIRALVTLARNKGYEQIQAVATSAVREARNGGEFLDHVAQQTGLVVRVITGAEEARLIFLGVQNSVALPERPTLVIDIGGGSVEVIVGNRDQVFQARSLKLGAIRLKDLYLTKTPPSKGMLSELEQAVTAQLKAGLGPYKTKRVEQIIATSGMAGNLAEVIHLQRTGRPLPQLNLAQVSAKEIAAVEKRLAGASLKTRLAMPGLDPKRVDTLLPATIVFRILLELLQKTELTICDKAIREGLIYDFIQRHHERIQAERDIPDVRKRNIMALAHRCHVSETHALHVAGLALRLFDQTRPLHGLGLREREWLECAAILHDIGYLINSRQHHKHAYYLIKNSDLSGFTAEEIDLVANVARYHRRSVPNRKHDEFHALPGGSQRTINVLSALLRIADGLDRSQFSVVQQVDVKLGKSVVITVQASGDAELELWAARGRSDLFEKVFKRPVEFITKNQEENGT from the coding sequence ATGCCCAAGCTGGCCGTCCTGGATATCGGCACCAATTCCATCCATATGGTGTTGGCCGAGGTCCAACCAGACTACTCCTATAAAATTCTCGACCGTTTCAAAGATATGACGCGCCTGGGCGACGGGGTATTTACCTCTCGCCGCCTGTCCGACCAGGCCATGATGCGCGGATTGGAAGTGATCCGCGCGCTCGTCACGCTGGCTCGAAACAAGGGGTACGAACAGATCCAAGCGGTGGCGACCAGCGCGGTCCGCGAAGCGCGGAACGGTGGTGAGTTTTTGGATCACGTCGCCCAGCAGACGGGCCTGGTCGTGCGCGTGATTACCGGCGCGGAAGAAGCCCGATTGATTTTCCTTGGCGTGCAAAACAGTGTCGCCCTCCCTGAGCGGCCGACACTTGTCATCGATATCGGCGGCGGGTCGGTGGAGGTGATCGTTGGCAACCGGGATCAGGTCTTTCAAGCCCGCAGTCTGAAGCTGGGCGCCATCCGCCTCAAGGATCTCTATCTGACGAAGACGCCTCCGTCCAAGGGCATGTTGAGCGAGTTGGAGCAAGCCGTGACCGCGCAGTTGAAGGCGGGGTTGGGGCCCTACAAAACCAAACGGGTTGAACAGATTATTGCGACCTCGGGTATGGCGGGCAATCTGGCCGAAGTCATCCATCTGCAACGCACCGGTCGCCCGCTGCCTCAACTCAATCTCGCCCAAGTGTCGGCGAAAGAAATCGCGGCGGTGGAAAAGCGTCTGGCCGGTGCCTCGCTGAAAACGCGGCTCGCCATGCCCGGCTTGGATCCTAAGCGTGTGGATACGCTGTTGCCGGCGACGATCGTGTTTCGGATTCTGCTCGAATTACTTCAAAAGACCGAACTGACGATTTGCGACAAGGCGATCCGCGAAGGCCTCATTTACGACTTCATTCAGCGGCATCACGAACGGATCCAGGCGGAGCGGGACATTCCCGATGTGCGTAAACGCAACATCATGGCCCTTGCCCATCGCTGCCATGTGTCCGAAACGCATGCCTTGCATGTCGCAGGATTGGCATTGCGCCTGTTCGATCAGACGAGGCCTCTGCACGGATTGGGTTTGCGCGAGCGTGAGTGGCTGGAGTGTGCCGCCATTTTGCATGACATCGGGTACCTCATTAATTCGCGGCAACATCACAAGCACGCCTATTACCTGATCAAGAACAGCGATCTTTCTGGCTTCACGGCCGAGGAGATCGACTTGGTTGCAAACGTGGCCCGGTACCATCGCCGTTCGGTACCCAACAGGAAGCATGACGAATTCCATGCGTTGCCGGGCGGCTCCCAGCGGACCATCAATGTGTTGTCGGCGCTGTTGCGTATTGCCGATGGTCTGGATCGCAGCCAGTTTTCCGTTGTGCAACAGGTGGACGTCAAGCTCGGGAAATCCGTGGTCATCACCGTGCAGGCGTCCGGCGATGCCGAATTAGAACTGTGGGCGGCACGGGGGCGGAGCGACTTGTTCGAAAAGGTGTTCAAGCGGCCGGTGGAGTTCATCACGAAGAACCAGGAGGAGAACGGGACCTGA
- the pstA gene encoding phosphate ABC transporter permease PstA, translated as MGKPSTRMSHFWRGGELFVWMTASGVAISLLMVAGMLVLIMVNGLGQFWPRALQQVTLKSQETVIGQLVGEEMIPHSMTTETQSGQRRFRYRVGNRDQFGSEYRWINEAEIASIIFPDELTFVERREWGPAYGRISLTGESATATNAADNTWAAVVRLVDRANQLRRLIEHLEREEIGSINYRIEKARLARQALVLKGGTDPATAESDRRLVDDIAVLEREYLSKTEALERLHKEAGQDAVLLTISTGRSVRLSLDQIIAVSRPNAMHWFDKTMAYAQNLWIFVSSEPREANTEGGIFPAIFGTVLMVFLMTLAVMPFGVMAAVYLREYAKQGPLVRLVRIAVNNLAGVPSIVFGVFGLAFFVYTLGGSIDQLLFPESLPNPTFGTGGILWASLTLALLTVPVVIVATEEGLSAVPRDFREGSVGLGATKFETIRHVILPCALPGILTGLILAMARAAGEVAPLMLTGVVKLAPALPLDEYLPFLHLERKFMHLGFHIYDVGFQSPNVEAAKPMVYMTTLILILVVVLLNLTAVMLRNRLRKRFATSAV; from the coding sequence ATGGGTAAACCATCCACGCGCATGAGCCATTTTTGGCGAGGCGGCGAACTCTTCGTCTGGATGACGGCATCCGGTGTGGCGATCAGTCTATTGATGGTGGCCGGCATGCTGGTCCTGATCATGGTCAATGGTCTGGGGCAGTTCTGGCCGCGCGCCCTGCAACAGGTGACGCTGAAAAGCCAGGAGACGGTCATCGGGCAACTCGTCGGCGAAGAGATGATCCCCCATTCGATGACGACCGAGACGCAATCAGGACAGCGCCGCTTTCGCTATCGCGTCGGCAATCGGGATCAATTCGGATCCGAATATCGTTGGATCAACGAAGCCGAGATCGCGTCGATTATTTTCCCCGATGAGTTGACGTTCGTGGAACGTCGCGAATGGGGGCCCGCCTATGGCCGCATCAGCCTGACAGGAGAAAGCGCTACGGCCACGAACGCCGCCGACAACACCTGGGCGGCCGTCGTGAGGCTGGTCGATCGAGCCAACCAGTTGCGCCGGCTGATCGAACATCTTGAGCGGGAGGAGATCGGGTCGATCAACTATCGTATCGAAAAGGCCAGGCTGGCGCGCCAGGCATTGGTGTTGAAGGGCGGAACCGATCCCGCCACCGCTGAATCAGACAGGCGTCTCGTCGATGACATTGCCGTCCTCGAGCGCGAATACCTGTCGAAGACCGAAGCGTTGGAGCGGTTGCACAAAGAGGCCGGCCAGGACGCAGTGCTTCTGACCATCTCCACCGGCCGATCGGTGCGCCTGTCGCTCGATCAGATCATCGCGGTGAGCCGGCCGAATGCGATGCATTGGTTCGACAAGACGATGGCCTATGCTCAGAACCTGTGGATCTTTGTCTCAAGCGAGCCGCGAGAGGCTAATACGGAGGGCGGGATCTTTCCTGCCATTTTCGGGACGGTGCTGATGGTATTTCTCATGACCCTGGCGGTGATGCCTTTCGGTGTCATGGCCGCGGTGTACCTGCGGGAGTACGCCAAGCAAGGGCCGCTCGTGAGGCTGGTACGAATCGCGGTGAACAATCTGGCCGGGGTGCCCTCGATTGTGTTCGGCGTGTTCGGGTTGGCGTTCTTTGTCTACACGCTGGGAGGCAGCATCGACCAGCTTCTGTTTCCTGAATCCTTGCCGAATCCGACGTTCGGCACCGGCGGGATTCTCTGGGCCTCGTTGACTCTTGCGCTGCTCACGGTTCCAGTGGTCATCGTCGCAACCGAGGAAGGCCTGTCGGCCGTGCCGCGCGATTTTCGTGAAGGGTCAGTCGGTTTGGGCGCCACCAAATTCGAGACGATCCGGCACGTCATTCTGCCCTGCGCCTTGCCGGGAATTTTGACGGGATTGATCCTCGCCATGGCCAGAGCCGCCGGCGAAGTGGCGCCGCTGATGCTCACGGGCGTCGTGAAGCTGGCCCCGGCGCTGCCGCTGGACGAATATCTTCCCTTTTTGCATCTCGAACGCAAGTTTATGCACCTGGGGTTTCATATTTATGACGTGGGGTTCCAGTCGCCGAACGTCGAAGCGGCCAAGCCGATGGTCTACATGACGACGCTGATTCTGATTCTCGTGGTGGTGCTGTTGAACCTGACGGCGGTGATGTTGCGTAATCGCCTTCGTAAGCGATTTGCGACCTCGGCGGTGTGA